Proteins encoded in a region of the Cheilinus undulatus linkage group 8, ASM1832078v1, whole genome shotgun sequence genome:
- the LOC121513975 gene encoding lens epithelial cell protein LEP503 — protein MHPQRPLPQAMPSSSLGQHLRDMAMGLGRGKNFLGGNFAYGFIQSVKECLYFLLCCWCIKEILD, from the coding sequence ATGCATCCCCAGCGTCCTCTTCCCCAGGCCATGCCCTCTTCCTCTCTGGGACAGCACCTGCGGGACATGGCCATGGGTCTGGGACGAGGAAAGAACTTCCTGGGGGGAAACTTTGCCTATGGTTTCATCCAGTCGGTTAAGGAGTGCCTCTATTTCCTCCTGTGCTGCTGGTGCATTAAGGAGATCCTGGATTGA
- the pbxip1b gene encoding pre-B-cell leukemia homeobox interacting protein 1b isoform X1 — MSGGSSTNNSWTILTPEETVTETLKPLAEGTEHHEETSSAAAGSGDKELANGEESAEGPPVVGHLVPEEKTAELSNDTSTEQHAPVTAALIDSPVPTSLEVSGSFVPDSDAFSQSEGLPEGLAQTSPDPDSFSDSYTHISPSPEESPASLQTTETLGGGEFTQEEERLEQEGTVYPRNGEELQPEEEESNLFSRTPDIGKQADSPDAEVTEESIERTGEQGEPEVRRRRSLLAALERIGRREEEEEAEEDFQLPPREEDSGFSLNKCILGAVILLGLGTIFISGVFMDLDEDSEYATRELKDAELPGKQEWFNPEVPPSPVDAESTELLNKLTEGNEQISVLQAQLQAQEEELKVAKGVVAEGAKERLRWEEVEKENSRLKKELASLPILQKANERMKRELESVVALQKELETLRSTVTELKLSPAANEASMSPPGGQPEHSTQVTDGSTVGQHKKPWDDQWEKKEIKKEEYYMKEKEKSIRREEARKDGGEWSKEKHEHAKTEKEKDKKKWHSDETKQRKEKDWKKDKATRGDEGKSWKDREGKKEWKDKNGRKEWKEEKDWKKGKHEKVKEGKQWRGKEEKKDWKVGKDNGGKYKSREEWKGEKEWKKGKEGGKEKWEKKDWKEKGEKKEWKKDGDWKSRNSKEWKGKGERKQWEDSRIHGKEWKGKEERKQWKESEWKSKNGKDVKDWKKKDEKKLWEMDEKLKREEKDLKKERKYQKHKFNNNHEKEHLWGDRKPPHSHHQPSLEQPEYWLQQRERLQHNLKPSQLCNSLESCANTEGLLPVPFPEFDAILQTYLAKAEEAGVDESKREELKKLVSEFFKDAVFVHDQMSFQDFVEDVGDILEDMVEGDEEKEDSLIEDEMEEFEREVLKKFAVPGATEKEERSKGEWRKESGRGHG, encoded by the exons ATGTCTGGTGGCAGCAGTACCAATAACAGCTGGACCATCCTCACTCCTGAG GAGACTGTCACTGAAACCTTGAAGCCTTTGGCAGAGGGAACAGAGCACCATGAAGAAACTAGTTCAGCTGCAGCAG GTTCAGGGGACAAAGAACTTGCAAATGGGGAAGAGTCAGCAGAGGGACCCCCTGTGGTGGGCCATCTG GTACCAGAAGAAAAAACTGCAGAGCTGAGTAATGACACAAGCACAGAGCAACACGCCCCAGTGACAGCTGCTCTCATTGATTCCCCTGTTCCCACCTCTTTGGAAGTTTCCGGCAGCTTTGTCCCTGACAGTGATGCATTCAGCCAGTCAGAGGGCCTACCTGAGGGCTTGGCACAGACCAGCCCTGACCCCGATTCATTTTCTgactcatacacacacatatccCCCTCTCCGGAAGAGTCCCCTGCCTCTCTGCAGACTACAGAGACTCTGGGAGGAGGGGAGTTCACACAAGAGGAAGAGAGGCTAGAACAAGAAGGAACTGTGTATCCGCGAAATGGGGAGGAGCTACagccagaggaggaggagtcaaACCTGTTTTCGAGGACGCCTGATATCGGGAAACAGGCAG ACTCTCCTGATGCAGAGGTGACTGAGGAGAGCATTGAGAGGacaggagagcagggagagcCAGAGGTGAGGAGAAGGAGGTCTCTCTTAGCTGCTTTGGAGCGAATTGGAcgaagagaggaggaagaggaagcagaGGAAGATTTTCAGCTGCCTCCACGCGAGGAAGACAGCGGGTTCTCACTGAACAAGTGCATTCTGGGTGCTGTGATTCTGCTGGGCCTCGGCACCATCTTTATCTCCG GTGTCTTCATGGACCTGGATGAGG ACAGTGAGTATGCTACAAGGGAGCTGAAAGATGCAGAGTTGCCTGGAAAACAG GAGTGGTTTAATCCAGAGGTTCCACCATCCCCAGTAGATGCAGAAAGTACAGAGCTTCTAAATAAGTTAACTGAAGGAAACGAGCAGATTTCTGTGCTACAAGCCCAGCTTCAG gcaCAGGAAGAAGAGCTAAAAGTAGCCAAGGGAGTGGTGGCGGAGGGAGCGAAGGAGCGTCTGCGGTGGGAGGAGGTGGAAAAGGAAAACAGTAGGTTGAAGAAAGAATTGGCATCTCTCCCTATCCTTCAGAAAGCGAACGAGAGGATGAAGAGAGAGCTGGAGTCTGTCGTGGCCCTTCAGAAAGAACTAGAAACACTGAGATCCACTGTGACTGAATTAAAACTCTCCCCAG CAGCCAATGAAGCATCTATGTCGCCCCCCGGTGGACAGCCCGAGCACAGCACACAGGTCACAGATGGATCTACAGTGGGGCAGCATAAGAAACCATGGGATGATCAGtgggagaaaaaagaaattaaaaaggaGGAATACTAcatgaaagagaaagaaaaatctaTAAGGAGGGAAGAAGCAAGAAAGGATGGAGGAGAATggtcaaaagaaaaacatgaacatgCAAAGACTGAAAAGGAGAAAGATAAGAAGAAGTGGCACAGCGATGAAACAAAACAACGGAAGGAGAAGGACTGGAAGAAAGACAAGGCCACCAGAGGTGATGAAGGGAAGTCATGGAAGGACAGGGAAGGGAAGAAAGAGTGGAAAGACAAGAATGGGAGAAAAGAGTGGAAGGAGGAGAAGGACTGGAAGAAAGGAAAGCATGAGAAAGTGAAAGAGGGTAAACAGTGGAGGGgtaaggaggagaagaaggactGGAAGGTAGGAAAAGACAATGGAGGGAAATATAAGAGTAGGGAGGAATGGAAAGGAGAGAAGGAatggaagaaaggaaaggaaggtggcaaagagaagtgggagaaaaaagattggaaagagaaaggagagaagaaagagTGGAAGAAAGATGGTGACTGGAAGAGTAGAAACAGCAAAGAATGGAAAGGAAAAGGTGAAAGGAAACAGTGGgaagacagcagaattcatgggaAAGAATGGAAGGGGAAGGAAGAGAGGAAACAGTGGAAGGAGAGTGAGtggaaaagtaaaaatggaaaagatgTAAAGGACTGGAAAAAGAAGGATGAGAAGAAACTGTgggaaatggatgaaaaattaaagagagaggaaaaagatttgaaaaaggaaagaaagtaCCAGAAACACAAGTTTAACAATAACCATGAAAAGGAGCACCTATGGGGTGACAGGAAGCCTCCTCACTCTCATCACCAACCTTCCCTGGAGCAGCCCGAGTACTGGCTTCAGCAAAGAGAGCGCCTGCAGCACAACCTGAAACCATCACAGCTATGTAACTCACTTGAGTCATGTGCCAACACAGAGGGGCTGCTCCCTGTCCCCTTTCCTGAGTTTGATGCCATCCTCCAAACTTATCTGGCCAAGGCTGAGGAGGCAGGAGTGGATGAATCAAAAAGAGAAGAGCTCAAAAAGTTGGTCTCCGAATTCTTCAAGGATGCAGTCTTCGTTCATGACCAGATGAGCTTTCAAGATTTCGTTGAGGATGTTGGGGATATTTTGGAAGATATGGTGGAAGGTGATGAGGAAAAAGAGGACAGTCTCATCGAGGATGAAATGGAGGAGTTTGAGAGGGAAGTCCTGAAAAAGTTTGCAGTACCAGGAGCTacagagaaggaggagagatCTAAGGGGGAGTGGAGGAAGGAGAGTGGACGAGGACATGGCTGA
- the pbxip1b gene encoding pre-B-cell leukemia homeobox interacting protein 1b isoform X3, which yields MSGGSSTNNSWTILTPEETVTETLKPLAEGTEHHEETSSAAAGSGDKELANGEESAEGPPVVGHLVPEEKTAELSNDTSTEQHAPVTAALIDSPVPTSLEVSGSFVPDSDAFSQSEGLPEGLAQTSPDPDSFSDSYTHISPSPEESPASLQTTETLGGGEFTQEEERLEQEGTVYPRNGEELQPEEEESNLFSRTPDIGKQADSPDAEVTEESIERTGEQGEPEVRRRRSLLAALERIGRREEEEEAEEDFQLPPREEDSGFSLNKCILGAVILLGLGTIFISGVFMDLDEDSEYATRELKDAELPGKQEWFNPEVPPSPVDAESTELLNKLTEGNEQISVLQAQLQAQEEELKVAKGVVAEGAKERLRWEEVEKENTANEASMSPPGGQPEHSTQVTDGSTVGQHKKPWDDQWEKKEIKKEEYYMKEKEKSIRREEARKDGGEWSKEKHEHAKTEKEKDKKKWHSDETKQRKEKDWKKDKATRGDEGKSWKDREGKKEWKDKNGRKEWKEEKDWKKGKHEKVKEGKQWRGKEEKKDWKVGKDNGGKYKSREEWKGEKEWKKGKEGGKEKWEKKDWKEKGEKKEWKKDGDWKSRNSKEWKGKGERKQWEDSRIHGKEWKGKEERKQWKESEWKSKNGKDVKDWKKKDEKKLWEMDEKLKREEKDLKKERKYQKHKFNNNHEKEHLWGDRKPPHSHHQPSLEQPEYWLQQRERLQHNLKPSQLCNSLESCANTEGLLPVPFPEFDAILQTYLAKAEEAGVDESKREELKKLVSEFFKDAVFVHDQMSFQDFVEDVGDILEDMVEGDEEKEDSLIEDEMEEFEREVLKKFAVPGATEKEERSKGEWRKESGRGHG from the exons ATGTCTGGTGGCAGCAGTACCAATAACAGCTGGACCATCCTCACTCCTGAG GAGACTGTCACTGAAACCTTGAAGCCTTTGGCAGAGGGAACAGAGCACCATGAAGAAACTAGTTCAGCTGCAGCAG GTTCAGGGGACAAAGAACTTGCAAATGGGGAAGAGTCAGCAGAGGGACCCCCTGTGGTGGGCCATCTG GTACCAGAAGAAAAAACTGCAGAGCTGAGTAATGACACAAGCACAGAGCAACACGCCCCAGTGACAGCTGCTCTCATTGATTCCCCTGTTCCCACCTCTTTGGAAGTTTCCGGCAGCTTTGTCCCTGACAGTGATGCATTCAGCCAGTCAGAGGGCCTACCTGAGGGCTTGGCACAGACCAGCCCTGACCCCGATTCATTTTCTgactcatacacacacatatccCCCTCTCCGGAAGAGTCCCCTGCCTCTCTGCAGACTACAGAGACTCTGGGAGGAGGGGAGTTCACACAAGAGGAAGAGAGGCTAGAACAAGAAGGAACTGTGTATCCGCGAAATGGGGAGGAGCTACagccagaggaggaggagtcaaACCTGTTTTCGAGGACGCCTGATATCGGGAAACAGGCAG ACTCTCCTGATGCAGAGGTGACTGAGGAGAGCATTGAGAGGacaggagagcagggagagcCAGAGGTGAGGAGAAGGAGGTCTCTCTTAGCTGCTTTGGAGCGAATTGGAcgaagagaggaggaagaggaagcagaGGAAGATTTTCAGCTGCCTCCACGCGAGGAAGACAGCGGGTTCTCACTGAACAAGTGCATTCTGGGTGCTGTGATTCTGCTGGGCCTCGGCACCATCTTTATCTCCG GTGTCTTCATGGACCTGGATGAGG ACAGTGAGTATGCTACAAGGGAGCTGAAAGATGCAGAGTTGCCTGGAAAACAG GAGTGGTTTAATCCAGAGGTTCCACCATCCCCAGTAGATGCAGAAAGTACAGAGCTTCTAAATAAGTTAACTGAAGGAAACGAGCAGATTTCTGTGCTACAAGCCCAGCTTCAG gcaCAGGAAGAAGAGCTAAAAGTAGCCAAGGGAGTGGTGGCGGAGGGAGCGAAGGAGCGTCTGCGGTGGGAGGAGGTGGAAAAGGAAAACA CAGCCAATGAAGCATCTATGTCGCCCCCCGGTGGACAGCCCGAGCACAGCACACAGGTCACAGATGGATCTACAGTGGGGCAGCATAAGAAACCATGGGATGATCAGtgggagaaaaaagaaattaaaaaggaGGAATACTAcatgaaagagaaagaaaaatctaTAAGGAGGGAAGAAGCAAGAAAGGATGGAGGAGAATggtcaaaagaaaaacatgaacatgCAAAGACTGAAAAGGAGAAAGATAAGAAGAAGTGGCACAGCGATGAAACAAAACAACGGAAGGAGAAGGACTGGAAGAAAGACAAGGCCACCAGAGGTGATGAAGGGAAGTCATGGAAGGACAGGGAAGGGAAGAAAGAGTGGAAAGACAAGAATGGGAGAAAAGAGTGGAAGGAGGAGAAGGACTGGAAGAAAGGAAAGCATGAGAAAGTGAAAGAGGGTAAACAGTGGAGGGgtaaggaggagaagaaggactGGAAGGTAGGAAAAGACAATGGAGGGAAATATAAGAGTAGGGAGGAATGGAAAGGAGAGAAGGAatggaagaaaggaaaggaaggtggcaaagagaagtgggagaaaaaagattggaaagagaaaggagagaagaaagagTGGAAGAAAGATGGTGACTGGAAGAGTAGAAACAGCAAAGAATGGAAAGGAAAAGGTGAAAGGAAACAGTGGgaagacagcagaattcatgggaAAGAATGGAAGGGGAAGGAAGAGAGGAAACAGTGGAAGGAGAGTGAGtggaaaagtaaaaatggaaaagatgTAAAGGACTGGAAAAAGAAGGATGAGAAGAAACTGTgggaaatggatgaaaaattaaagagagaggaaaaagatttgaaaaaggaaagaaagtaCCAGAAACACAAGTTTAACAATAACCATGAAAAGGAGCACCTATGGGGTGACAGGAAGCCTCCTCACTCTCATCACCAACCTTCCCTGGAGCAGCCCGAGTACTGGCTTCAGCAAAGAGAGCGCCTGCAGCACAACCTGAAACCATCACAGCTATGTAACTCACTTGAGTCATGTGCCAACACAGAGGGGCTGCTCCCTGTCCCCTTTCCTGAGTTTGATGCCATCCTCCAAACTTATCTGGCCAAGGCTGAGGAGGCAGGAGTGGATGAATCAAAAAGAGAAGAGCTCAAAAAGTTGGTCTCCGAATTCTTCAAGGATGCAGTCTTCGTTCATGACCAGATGAGCTTTCAAGATTTCGTTGAGGATGTTGGGGATATTTTGGAAGATATGGTGGAAGGTGATGAGGAAAAAGAGGACAGTCTCATCGAGGATGAAATGGAGGAGTTTGAGAGGGAAGTCCTGAAAAAGTTTGCAGTACCAGGAGCTacagagaaggaggagagatCTAAGGGGGAGTGGAGGAAGGAGAGTGGACGAGGACATGGCTGA
- the pbxip1b gene encoding pre-B-cell leukemia homeobox interacting protein 1b isoform X2 — MSGGSSTNNSWTILTPEETVTETLKPLAEGTEHHEETSSAAAGSGDKELANGEESAEGPPVVGHLVPEEKTAELSNDTSTEQHAPVTAALIDSPVPTSLEVSGSFVPDSDAFSQSEGLPEGLAQTSPDPDSFSDSYTHISPSPEESPASLQTTETLGGGEFTQEEERLEQEGTVYPRNGEELQPEEEESNLFSRTPDIGKQADSPDAEVTEESIERTGEQGEPEVRRRRSLLAALERIGRREEEEEAEEDFQLPPREEDSGFSLNKCILGAVILLGLGTIFISDSEYATRELKDAELPGKQEWFNPEVPPSPVDAESTELLNKLTEGNEQISVLQAQLQAQEEELKVAKGVVAEGAKERLRWEEVEKENSRLKKELASLPILQKANERMKRELESVVALQKELETLRSTVTELKLSPAANEASMSPPGGQPEHSTQVTDGSTVGQHKKPWDDQWEKKEIKKEEYYMKEKEKSIRREEARKDGGEWSKEKHEHAKTEKEKDKKKWHSDETKQRKEKDWKKDKATRGDEGKSWKDREGKKEWKDKNGRKEWKEEKDWKKGKHEKVKEGKQWRGKEEKKDWKVGKDNGGKYKSREEWKGEKEWKKGKEGGKEKWEKKDWKEKGEKKEWKKDGDWKSRNSKEWKGKGERKQWEDSRIHGKEWKGKEERKQWKESEWKSKNGKDVKDWKKKDEKKLWEMDEKLKREEKDLKKERKYQKHKFNNNHEKEHLWGDRKPPHSHHQPSLEQPEYWLQQRERLQHNLKPSQLCNSLESCANTEGLLPVPFPEFDAILQTYLAKAEEAGVDESKREELKKLVSEFFKDAVFVHDQMSFQDFVEDVGDILEDMVEGDEEKEDSLIEDEMEEFEREVLKKFAVPGATEKEERSKGEWRKESGRGHG; from the exons ATGTCTGGTGGCAGCAGTACCAATAACAGCTGGACCATCCTCACTCCTGAG GAGACTGTCACTGAAACCTTGAAGCCTTTGGCAGAGGGAACAGAGCACCATGAAGAAACTAGTTCAGCTGCAGCAG GTTCAGGGGACAAAGAACTTGCAAATGGGGAAGAGTCAGCAGAGGGACCCCCTGTGGTGGGCCATCTG GTACCAGAAGAAAAAACTGCAGAGCTGAGTAATGACACAAGCACAGAGCAACACGCCCCAGTGACAGCTGCTCTCATTGATTCCCCTGTTCCCACCTCTTTGGAAGTTTCCGGCAGCTTTGTCCCTGACAGTGATGCATTCAGCCAGTCAGAGGGCCTACCTGAGGGCTTGGCACAGACCAGCCCTGACCCCGATTCATTTTCTgactcatacacacacatatccCCCTCTCCGGAAGAGTCCCCTGCCTCTCTGCAGACTACAGAGACTCTGGGAGGAGGGGAGTTCACACAAGAGGAAGAGAGGCTAGAACAAGAAGGAACTGTGTATCCGCGAAATGGGGAGGAGCTACagccagaggaggaggagtcaaACCTGTTTTCGAGGACGCCTGATATCGGGAAACAGGCAG ACTCTCCTGATGCAGAGGTGACTGAGGAGAGCATTGAGAGGacaggagagcagggagagcCAGAGGTGAGGAGAAGGAGGTCTCTCTTAGCTGCTTTGGAGCGAATTGGAcgaagagaggaggaagaggaagcagaGGAAGATTTTCAGCTGCCTCCACGCGAGGAAGACAGCGGGTTCTCACTGAACAAGTGCATTCTGGGTGCTGTGATTCTGCTGGGCCTCGGCACCATCTTTATCTCCG ACAGTGAGTATGCTACAAGGGAGCTGAAAGATGCAGAGTTGCCTGGAAAACAG GAGTGGTTTAATCCAGAGGTTCCACCATCCCCAGTAGATGCAGAAAGTACAGAGCTTCTAAATAAGTTAACTGAAGGAAACGAGCAGATTTCTGTGCTACAAGCCCAGCTTCAG gcaCAGGAAGAAGAGCTAAAAGTAGCCAAGGGAGTGGTGGCGGAGGGAGCGAAGGAGCGTCTGCGGTGGGAGGAGGTGGAAAAGGAAAACAGTAGGTTGAAGAAAGAATTGGCATCTCTCCCTATCCTTCAGAAAGCGAACGAGAGGATGAAGAGAGAGCTGGAGTCTGTCGTGGCCCTTCAGAAAGAACTAGAAACACTGAGATCCACTGTGACTGAATTAAAACTCTCCCCAG CAGCCAATGAAGCATCTATGTCGCCCCCCGGTGGACAGCCCGAGCACAGCACACAGGTCACAGATGGATCTACAGTGGGGCAGCATAAGAAACCATGGGATGATCAGtgggagaaaaaagaaattaaaaaggaGGAATACTAcatgaaagagaaagaaaaatctaTAAGGAGGGAAGAAGCAAGAAAGGATGGAGGAGAATggtcaaaagaaaaacatgaacatgCAAAGACTGAAAAGGAGAAAGATAAGAAGAAGTGGCACAGCGATGAAACAAAACAACGGAAGGAGAAGGACTGGAAGAAAGACAAGGCCACCAGAGGTGATGAAGGGAAGTCATGGAAGGACAGGGAAGGGAAGAAAGAGTGGAAAGACAAGAATGGGAGAAAAGAGTGGAAGGAGGAGAAGGACTGGAAGAAAGGAAAGCATGAGAAAGTGAAAGAGGGTAAACAGTGGAGGGgtaaggaggagaagaaggactGGAAGGTAGGAAAAGACAATGGAGGGAAATATAAGAGTAGGGAGGAATGGAAAGGAGAGAAGGAatggaagaaaggaaaggaaggtggcaaagagaagtgggagaaaaaagattggaaagagaaaggagagaagaaagagTGGAAGAAAGATGGTGACTGGAAGAGTAGAAACAGCAAAGAATGGAAAGGAAAAGGTGAAAGGAAACAGTGGgaagacagcagaattcatgggaAAGAATGGAAGGGGAAGGAAGAGAGGAAACAGTGGAAGGAGAGTGAGtggaaaagtaaaaatggaaaagatgTAAAGGACTGGAAAAAGAAGGATGAGAAGAAACTGTgggaaatggatgaaaaattaaagagagaggaaaaagatttgaaaaaggaaagaaagtaCCAGAAACACAAGTTTAACAATAACCATGAAAAGGAGCACCTATGGGGTGACAGGAAGCCTCCTCACTCTCATCACCAACCTTCCCTGGAGCAGCCCGAGTACTGGCTTCAGCAAAGAGAGCGCCTGCAGCACAACCTGAAACCATCACAGCTATGTAACTCACTTGAGTCATGTGCCAACACAGAGGGGCTGCTCCCTGTCCCCTTTCCTGAGTTTGATGCCATCCTCCAAACTTATCTGGCCAAGGCTGAGGAGGCAGGAGTGGATGAATCAAAAAGAGAAGAGCTCAAAAAGTTGGTCTCCGAATTCTTCAAGGATGCAGTCTTCGTTCATGACCAGATGAGCTTTCAAGATTTCGTTGAGGATGTTGGGGATATTTTGGAAGATATGGTGGAAGGTGATGAGGAAAAAGAGGACAGTCTCATCGAGGATGAAATGGAGGAGTTTGAGAGGGAAGTCCTGAAAAAGTTTGCAGTACCAGGAGCTacagagaaggaggagagatCTAAGGGGGAGTGGAGGAAGGAGAGTGGACGAGGACATGGCTGA
- the LOC121514222 gene encoding protein S100-A11-like — MESAISVLVSKFKVYAGSDGSSDTLSRDEFHRLVKSELPNFVTNAGDPTAVNQLMSSLDKNNDGELNFLEFWQLIGHLASRHGGFSQ; from the exons ATGGAGTCTGCTATCAGCGTTCTGGTGTCCAAGTTTAAAGTCTATGCTGGGAGTGATGGTTCATCAGACACACTGAGCAGAGATGAGTTCCACAGGCTGGTCAAATCTGAGCTTCCAAACTTTGTCACG aaTGCCGGTGACCCCACGGCTGTTAACCAGCTCATGAGTTCATTGGACAAGAACAATGATGGAGAGCTGAACTTCCTGGAGTTCTGGCAGCTGATTGGACATCTTGCTAGCAGACATGGGGGGTTCAGCCAATAG